A part of Limihaloglobus sulfuriphilus genomic DNA contains:
- a CDS encoding Gfo/Idh/MocA family protein, with amino-acid sequence MRKKTTRRSFLKGSALTAASAVGFPFIVQSSALGLNGATAPSNRITVGCVGLNWMGMGNLGNCLGRKEVQVRALCDIDSNHLKKAHDTVKAKYGNDDCAAYHYFEELLARDDIDAVILSLPDHWHSIVSIRAMEAGKDVYGEKPLSHTLREGRAMCQAAKRYGTVWQTGSWQRSVPNFTQAVQIVRSGMIGKIQRVEVGLPSGFYESKDETPKEPPATLDYDRWLGPAPWAPYCEARCHINWRWHLDYGGGQLMDWVGHHIDIAHWGLDCDNTGPVEVSGTGEFPESGLWNAAKRYRCKAIYADGREFTIASGHSDIRSGTTWYGENGMWVYVNRGAIEANPKSLLDRKFGPDDTDVYVSTDHMGNFLECIKTRKKTITPIETAHRSASVGHLCQAAILTGRKIRFNPETEQILDDETANSMLGKAMRSPWRI; translated from the coding sequence ATGAGAAAAAAGACAACACGCAGGAGTTTTTTGAAGGGTTCAGCTCTGACAGCTGCCTCGGCAGTGGGTTTCCCGTTTATTGTTCAGTCCTCCGCTTTGGGGCTTAACGGCGCGACTGCCCCTTCAAACCGCATCACTGTCGGCTGTGTCGGCCTTAACTGGATGGGCATGGGTAATCTGGGCAACTGCCTGGGCAGAAAAGAGGTGCAGGTTCGCGCCCTCTGCGATATCGACTCTAATCACCTCAAAAAAGCACACGATACAGTCAAAGCCAAATACGGCAATGATGACTGCGCCGCGTACCACTATTTCGAGGAACTCCTGGCCCGCGACGATATAGACGCGGTTATCCTCTCTCTGCCTGACCACTGGCACAGCATTGTCTCGATTCGTGCCATGGAAGCCGGCAAGGATGTTTACGGCGAAAAGCCGCTCTCGCATACCCTGCGTGAGGGGCGTGCAATGTGCCAGGCTGCCAAAAGATACGGTACTGTCTGGCAGACCGGCAGCTGGCAGCGGTCGGTGCCCAACTTTACCCAGGCGGTGCAGATAGTTCGCAGCGGAATGATCGGCAAGATCCAGCGCGTAGAGGTGGGCCTGCCTTCCGGTTTCTATGAGTCAAAAGACGAAACTCCTAAAGAGCCGCCGGCAACGCTTGATTATGACCGCTGGCTGGGGCCTGCCCCGTGGGCGCCGTACTGCGAAGCCAGATGCCACATAAACTGGCGATGGCACTTGGATTACGGCGGCGGACAGCTTATGGACTGGGTTGGCCACCATATAGACATCGCCCACTGGGGGCTTGACTGTGACAATACCGGCCCGGTAGAGGTCTCCGGCACGGGCGAGTTCCCCGAGTCGGGACTCTGGAACGCGGCAAAGCGCTACCGCTGCAAGGCAATCTACGCCGACGGCAGGGAATTTACAATCGCCAGCGGCCACAGCGATATAAGAAGCGGGACCACCTGGTACGGAGAAAACGGCATGTGGGTATATGTAAACCGCGGCGCAATAGAGGCCAACCCAAAGAGCCTGCTCGACCGCAAATTCGGCCCGGACGATACGGATGTCTATGTCAGCACGGATCATATGGGCAATTTCCTCGAATGCATCAAGACTCGCAAGAAAACAATAACCCCGATTGAGACGGCTCACCGCTCTGCCAGTGTCGGCCATCTCTGCCAGGCAGCGATTCTCACCGGCCGCAAGATACGGTTTAACCCCGAGACCGAACAGATACTCGATGATGAAACCGCAAACAGTATGCTCGGCAAGGCAATGCGGAGCCCCTGGCGGATTTAG
- a CDS encoding ThuA domain-containing protein, translated as MRYLSILLAALILITSVLAVSPEELNKIRQASPAQAPAKPAQPRKILVFNLCQGFKHSSIPYVDAAVKIMGEKTGAYKSVISSDMAVFDDLSPYDAVLFNNTTHLKFENEARRENLMEFVKSGKGIIGIHAATDNFYNWPEAAEMMGGTFVSHPWGGGGTWAVKIDEPDHVINKSFNGKGFKIKDEIYLVKQLNLRQNAKILLSLDFSDEATRNADPSQNDVPISWVRKFEDGRVFYCSLGHVHQVLWNKAVLEHYLAGIQYALGDLEADDTPFAKDVSNLKPMLNGISDWQHDDGYAPVIAVNDFVKLNYDAPQILSEIEGLLAEFMASDATIAAKRYVSRILRVIGTDKSLPVLLELAKDPKTSDIALYALYGNKSEQLESAAIEVLIRSEGPERVGLINLLAQRGFLQAVPSFGGLMRSEDLEVAKAAIEGIGTIGDVQGCRVMQKLMLNCDPSLYETVYNSVLKCGFAALERGERFEAVEIFESVYHSDEPNDLQRASAYKGLALSGMRDFNRMISDGLSSKNRRIRRMAVNVLRETPQKSSEYIFREYDNMEPEKKLMMLDILADAEGAEPANSVAVADKALADSYEAIRAAGWRVMGRFAGEDKAFSAAQAAAAASGSVKEAARASLKRIILRGAPDTAGRLLSETDEPAVIREILNVIDECQIKSAFDAVEGILDSDERAVRIAALKVLKGMPEKLEPSRALDILEDSRGSSELRAAESMVRGVLAAADKPDTASDILIQRFESTDSDDIKSSLINLLGGLADGKSLDFICSTMTTASPSVQDACVKALADWPDSRPLERLYGLAVNSDNRIHRALALRGYVSKINAAKAGSNEKNRMYRKAIQIADSAGEKKQVLSALSQAGTYDAMMMSLEYLSDADVAAEAELAAVQNAKRAVYHDHRRVINALENVENAGKPITECIGGLKEIAAGFENYLVCWKATEYITAGNKSAKELFDHVTEIEKSGFSEEFFYPFPVGTNAGKPWMLDFEHYYKGDNRLIYAKTWIHSDSGGDYVLLVNSDDGVKLWLNGEVVHANNVVRPATQSDRVEINLKQGWNQLAAKVTQGGGQWAFFARLETIDGGRPGAVYSAASKD; from the coding sequence ATGAGATATTTATCGATACTATTAGCCGCATTGATATTGATCACAAGCGTTTTGGCGGTAAGCCCCGAAGAGTTGAACAAAATACGCCAGGCCTCTCCGGCTCAGGCGCCGGCAAAGCCCGCACAGCCGCGAAAGATACTGGTGTTCAATCTCTGCCAGGGATTCAAGCACAGCTCTATACCGTATGTTGACGCGGCGGTGAAGATAATGGGCGAAAAGACAGGGGCCTATAAATCTGTTATCAGCAGCGACATGGCGGTTTTTGATGATCTGTCCCCGTATGACGCGGTGCTTTTTAACAATACGACGCACCTTAAGTTTGAAAACGAGGCCAGACGCGAAAACCTCATGGAGTTTGTCAAGAGCGGCAAGGGTATAATCGGAATCCACGCGGCGACTGATAACTTCTACAACTGGCCCGAGGCTGCGGAGATGATGGGCGGCACGTTCGTCTCGCACCCGTGGGGCGGCGGCGGTACCTGGGCGGTCAAAATTGACGAGCCTGATCATGTAATAAACAAATCTTTCAACGGCAAGGGTTTCAAGATAAAGGACGAGATATACCTGGTAAAACAGCTCAATCTCCGCCAAAACGCTAAGATACTGCTCAGCCTTGATTTCAGTGATGAGGCCACCCGAAATGCCGACCCGAGCCAGAATGATGTGCCAATCAGCTGGGTACGGAAGTTCGAAGACGGCCGCGTCTTTTACTGCTCGCTTGGCCATGTTCACCAAGTCCTGTGGAACAAAGCTGTTCTGGAGCATTATCTGGCGGGAATCCAATACGCTCTGGGCGATCTGGAGGCTGATGATACGCCGTTTGCCAAAGATGTTTCGAATCTAAAGCCAATGCTTAATGGCATTTCTGACTGGCAGCATGACGATGGGTATGCGCCGGTGATAGCTGTAAACGATTTTGTAAAGCTCAACTATGATGCCCCGCAGATACTTTCAGAGATCGAGGGCCTGCTGGCGGAGTTTATGGCTTCGGACGCGACAATAGCCGCCAAACGTTACGTAAGCAGAATTCTGCGGGTAATCGGCACGGATAAATCGCTGCCGGTTCTGCTGGAGCTTGCCAAAGACCCTAAGACTTCAGATATCGCTCTTTATGCGCTTTACGGCAATAAATCCGAACAGCTCGAATCTGCGGCTATTGAGGTTCTGATACGCTCTGAAGGGCCTGAACGTGTCGGGCTGATCAATCTTTTAGCTCAGCGCGGATTTCTCCAGGCCGTGCCGTCATTTGGCGGCTTGATGAGAAGCGAAGATCTCGAAGTTGCCAAAGCTGCTATAGAAGGCATAGGCACAATCGGCGATGTGCAGGGGTGCAGGGTAATGCAAAAGCTGATGTTAAACTGCGATCCAAGTCTCTACGAAACGGTTTACAACTCCGTACTAAAGTGCGGTTTCGCGGCCCTGGAGCGGGGAGAGCGTTTTGAAGCGGTGGAGATTTTCGAAAGTGTTTACCACAGTGATGAACCAAATGACCTTCAGCGTGCCAGTGCGTACAAGGGGCTGGCGCTGAGCGGTATGCGGGATTTTAACAGAATGATATCAGACGGCCTTTCGAGCAAGAACCGGCGAATTCGCAGAATGGCGGTTAATGTGCTCAGAGAGACTCCGCAGAAGTCATCGGAATACATATTCAGAGAATATGACAACATGGAGCCGGAAAAGAAACTTATGATGCTTGATATATTAGCAGACGCCGAAGGTGCAGAGCCCGCTAATTCGGTGGCGGTAGCAGATAAAGCTCTCGCCGACAGCTACGAGGCAATCCGCGCCGCCGGCTGGCGCGTTATGGGTAGATTTGCCGGCGAAGATAAGGCCTTTTCCGCCGCACAGGCCGCCGCGGCAGCTTCCGGAAGTGTAAAGGAAGCCGCCAGGGCAAGTCTCAAAAGAATAATCCTGCGGGGGGCACCGGATACCGCGGGCAGGCTGCTCTCGGAGACGGACGAGCCGGCTGTTATCAGGGAAATTCTGAATGTCATAGATGAGTGTCAGATAAAAAGTGCTTTTGACGCGGTTGAGGGCATTCTGGATTCTGACGAGCGTGCAGTCCGAATAGCAGCCCTTAAGGTGCTCAAAGGTATGCCGGAGAAGCTGGAGCCTTCGCGGGCTCTCGACATTCTCGAGGACAGCCGCGGCTCAAGCGAGCTGCGGGCGGCGGAGTCAATGGTACGCGGAGTTTTAGCCGCCGCCGACAAGCCGGATACAGCTTCTGATATACTGATACAGCGTTTTGAAAGCACCGATTCGGACGATATAAAAAGCTCACTGATAAATCTGCTGGGCGGCCTGGCAGACGGCAAATCGCTGGATTTTATCTGCTCAACAATGACAACCGCCTCTCCTTCTGTGCAGGATGCCTGTGTCAAGGCCCTGGCAGACTGGCCGGACAGCCGGCCGCTGGAACGGCTCTATGGGCTGGCTGTAAACTCTGATAACAGGATTCACAGGGCACTGGCTCTGCGAGGCTATGTCTCAAAAATAAACGCGGCAAAGGCCGGTTCAAACGAAAAGAACCGTATGTACCGAAAGGCAATACAAATCGCCGACAGCGCCGGCGAGAAGAAGCAGGTTCTCTCGGCACTTTCACAGGCGGGCACCTATGATGCAATGATGATGTCGCTTGAGTATTTGTCAGATGCCGATGTTGCCGCCGAGGCTGAACTCGCGGCTGTGCAGAACGCCAAAAGAGCGGTTTATCACGACCACCGGCGTGTCATAAACGCACTTGAGAACGTGGAAAACGCCGGCAAGCCCATAACCGAGTGTATCGGCGGGCTAAAAGAAATTGCCGCCGGCTTCGAGAATTACCTTGTATGCTGGAAGGCAACAGAGTACATCACCGCCGGCAATAAGAGCGCCAAAGAGCTTTTTGATCATGTGACAGAAATCGAGAAAAGCGGTTTCAGTGAAGAATTTTTCTACCCGTTCCCGGTTGGAACCAACGCGGGCAAGCCGTGGATGCTTGATTTTGAACATTATTACAAAGGCGATAACCGGCTGATATACGCAAAGACCTGGATTCATTCTGACAGCGGCGGCGATTACGTTCTCCTGGTCAACAGTGATGACGGTGTCAAGCTCTGGTTAAACGGCGAGGTTGTTCACGCCAACAATGTCGTGCGGCCTGCCACTCAATCCGACAGGGTAGAGATAAATCTTAAGCAGGGCTGGAACCAGCTGGCTGCCAAGGTTACCCAGGGCGGCGGCCAATGGGCGTTTTTTGCACGCTTAGAGACCATCGACGGCGGCAGGCCCGGCGCAGTCTATTCCGCGGCGTCTAAGGATTAA
- a CDS encoding PEP-CTERM sorting domain-containing protein — MKMMFELMVVVLILSTGLVSGEYFNIDFGNTGWNQAPGIDWIPSNTFGAAANQPGEWYCITGPSGSSSMTDITGNNVPVGYSLNVYNQYTGTNYSDSDMGHLFKDYVSTLSNYPWDFTVRNLQNGTYNIYLYAPERVGISTGDLDVNGVMVSDFAGDNSSSLIESVNWKLATVEVTDGNLSVVRTKSYAVGGSGLSGLQIAPVPEPGTMILFAGCGLLLRRKIK, encoded by the coding sequence AGATGATGTTTGAATTAATGGTAGTTGTGCTGATTCTGTCAACAGGTCTCGTTTCTGGAGAGTATTTTAATATTGATTTTGGTAATACGGGTTGGAATCAAGCTCCGGGGATTGACTGGATTCCGAGCAATACTTTTGGTGCAGCGGCAAATCAGCCTGGTGAATGGTATTGTATAACGGGTCCGAGCGGAAGTAGTTCCATGACTGATATAACAGGTAATAATGTGCCTGTAGGATATTCGCTAAATGTTTACAATCAGTACACCGGCACCAATTACAGTGATAGTGATATGGGGCACTTGTTTAAGGATTATGTTTCTACGCTGTCGAATTATCCTTGGGATTTCACCGTAAGAAACCTGCAAAACGGCACTTATAACATCTATCTATATGCCCCTGAACGAGTCGGTATATCTACGGGCGATCTTGATGTAAACGGAGTAATGGTAAGCGATTTTGCAGGTGATAACAGCAGCTCGTTAATTGAGTCAGTAAACTGGAAACTTGCTACAGTGGAAGTTACCGATGGAAATTTAAGTGTAGTTCGGACTAAATCTTATGCGGTAGGAGGGTCGGGTCTTTCAGGTTTACAGATTGCACCTGTGCCAGAGCCGGGGACGATGATTCTTTTCGCAGGTTGCGGGCTTTTGTTAAGACGCAAAATTAAATGA
- a CDS encoding DNA-methyltransferase: MSDKIDTVVCGDCLEVLGGIDSFCDLIFADPPFNIGYQYDQYHDKVRPEEYVDWCRRWMSLCCDVLKESGSFYIAIGDDYAAELCVLGKELGLTLRNWVVWHYTFGQQTKAKYARSHTHIFYFVKNAKEFKFYDHAVRVPSERQLIYADKRANPKGKMPDDTWNEYPRLCGTFKERIGFHPCQMPETVLARIIAGSSKKGDMVMDPFSGSGTTLVTAMKMGRHYFGTELSEDYVEGINQRIQSAKDDMHSDRNLFYKFSYTDKFETARLCADMAVTPEEVVKDEKLLYYFTVLMNVRTQREPVFTEEEICSILGVLGK; this comes from the coding sequence ATGTCTGACAAAATCGACACCGTTGTTTGCGGAGACTGCCTCGAGGTACTTGGCGGGATTGATTCGTTCTGTGATTTAATATTCGCTGACCCGCCGTTTAATATCGGCTATCAGTACGACCAGTACCATGATAAGGTCCGTCCCGAAGAGTACGTTGACTGGTGCCGTCGGTGGATGAGCCTCTGCTGCGATGTGCTCAAGGAGAGCGGCTCATTTTACATTGCTATCGGCGATGACTATGCCGCCGAGCTGTGCGTTCTTGGTAAAGAGCTGGGGCTTACGCTTCGCAACTGGGTTGTCTGGCACTATACCTTCGGCCAGCAGACCAAGGCTAAATACGCCCGCTCACATACACATATTTTTTACTTTGTAAAGAATGCCAAAGAGTTTAAATTCTATGACCACGCCGTAAGGGTTCCCTCTGAGAGGCAGCTGATTTATGCTGACAAACGTGCCAACCCAAAAGGCAAAATGCCCGATGATACATGGAACGAGTATCCCCGTCTCTGCGGAACATTTAAAGAGAGAATCGGTTTTCACCCGTGCCAGATGCCCGAAACGGTGCTGGCTCGCATTATCGCCGGCAGCAGTAAAAAAGGCGATATGGTGATGGATCCCTTTTCCGGCTCGGGCACTACCCTGGTAACGGCAATGAAGATGGGGCGGCATTATTTCGGCACTGAATTATCAGAGGATTATGTCGAGGGTATAAATCAGCGTATTCAATCCGCCAAAGACGATATGCACAGCGACAGGAACCTGTTTTACAAGTTTTCATATACCGATAAATTTGAAACGGCAAGGCTCTGTGCGGATATGGCCGTAACGCCCGAGGAAGTCGTGAAAGATGAAAAACTGCTTTATTATTTCACCGTGCTTATGAATGTAAGGACACAGCGGGAACCCGTTTTCACCGAAGAAGAGATATGCTCTATACTGGGGGTGCTGGGTAAATGA